One region of Acidimicrobiia bacterium genomic DNA includes:
- a CDS encoding 2-oxoacid:acceptor oxidoreductase subunit alpha, whose translation MIQKTFSNEAGNGGNNVTETATEPTVPAVDRVIIRFAGDSGDGMQLTGDRFTSASAMHGNDLATFPDYPAEIRAPAGTLAGVSAFQVQISDHDIMTPGDAPDVMVAMNPAALKSDLHRLAPGGTVIINRDTFEERNLTKAGYDYNPLEEGDDLKGCRVISVPMTSLTKEACKELGVKPRDADRSKNFFALGLVSWMYSRPVEPTMDWIDAKFGGRDLIVAANKAAFSAGHIYGETAELGDQRVIVKAAPLESGTYTNVNGNTSLSWGLVAAGQLANLPIFLGTYPITPATDILHELAKHKSFGVTTFQAEDEIAGIGAALGASFGGHLGITSTSGPGVALKSETMGLALSLELPLVIVSIQRGGPSTGLPTKTEAADLLMAMYGRHGESPIPIVAPRTPSDCFNAAIEACRIALTHRTPVMLLSDGYLANGSEPWRLPDVDDLEPIEVTYTTEFNHKNADGEDEYWPYLRDEKLVRSMAIPGTPDLMHRIGGIEKEDGSGNISYDPTNHAKMVEIRAERIRRIEVPDVEVVGDVDADVLILGWGSTWGAITSALGRLRGEGHKIAHAHLTHLNPFPANLGEVLKGRTHVLIPEMNLGQLSLMIRAEFLVDAQSISKVSGQPFTAGELETTILETMNGEAKQ comes from the coding sequence ATGATTCAAAAGACTTTCAGCAACGAAGCTGGAAATGGAGGAAATAACGTGACCGAAACGGCAACGGAGCCGACGGTTCCTGCAGTTGACCGGGTAATCATTCGCTTCGCTGGCGACTCTGGCGATGGCATGCAACTCACCGGCGATCGCTTCACTAGTGCCAGTGCTATGCACGGCAACGATTTAGCTACTTTCCCCGATTACCCGGCAGAGATTCGTGCCCCCGCTGGCACCTTGGCCGGAGTATCGGCTTTTCAAGTACAGATTTCTGATCATGACATCATGACTCCCGGGGATGCTCCCGATGTAATGGTGGCCATGAACCCGGCAGCTTTAAAGTCTGACCTTCATCGGTTAGCTCCTGGCGGCACGGTGATTATTAATCGAGATACTTTCGAAGAACGCAACTTGACCAAGGCCGGCTACGACTATAACCCCTTAGAAGAAGGCGATGACTTGAAGGGTTGTCGAGTTATTTCGGTGCCTATGACCTCGCTTACCAAAGAGGCTTGTAAAGAACTTGGGGTTAAGCCTCGAGATGCTGACCGGTCAAAAAACTTTTTCGCCTTGGGCCTCGTCTCTTGGATGTACAGCCGCCCCGTGGAACCAACCATGGACTGGATCGATGCCAAGTTTGGCGGCCGCGACTTGATCGTTGCTGCTAACAAAGCAGCATTTTCTGCTGGCCACATTTATGGCGAGACCGCTGAGCTAGGTGACCAACGGGTCATCGTAAAAGCAGCTCCGTTGGAGTCGGGGACTTACACCAACGTCAACGGCAACACGTCGTTGTCGTGGGGTTTGGTGGCGGCTGGCCAACTGGCAAACTTGCCTATTTTCTTGGGTACCTACCCCATCACCCCGGCCACGGACATTTTGCATGAGTTGGCTAAACACAAGTCTTTTGGGGTAACTACTTTTCAAGCAGAGGATGAAATCGCCGGTATCGGCGCTGCTTTAGGGGCCTCTTTTGGCGGCCACCTGGGGATTACCTCAACAAGCGGGCCCGGTGTGGCCTTGAAGTCTGAAACCATGGGTTTGGCATTATCGCTAGAACTTCCGTTGGTTATTGTCAGCATTCAACGAGGTGGACCATCAACCGGTTTGCCCACCAAGACAGAGGCAGCTGACCTTCTGATGGCCATGTATGGTCGTCACGGTGAATCGCCGATTCCTATCGTGGCGCCACGCACCCCGTCGGATTGTTTTAACGCCGCTATTGAGGCATGCCGGATCGCTTTGACCCATCGGACTCCTGTCATGTTGCTTTCTGATGGCTATCTCGCCAACGGGTCTGAACCATGGCGTTTGCCTGATGTTGACGATCTTGAACCTATTGAGGTCACTTACACCACCGAGTTCAACCATAAAAATGCGGACGGCGAAGACGAATATTGGCCATATTTGCGTGACGAAAAATTGGTTCGGTCGATGGCGATCCCTGGCACCCCTGACCTGATGCATCGCATTGGGGGAATCGAAAAAGAAGATGGCTCGGGCAACATTAGTTATGACCCCACCAATCACGCCAAAATGGTGGAAATTCGTGCGGAGCGTATACGCCGCATAGAGGTGCCCGATGTAGAAGTAGTCGGTGATGTAGATGCCGATGTACTCATCTTGGGTTGGGGCTCCACTTGGGGTGCTATCACCAGTGCCTTGGGCCGCTTGCGCGGCGAGGGTCACAAGATTGCTCACGCCCATTTGACCCACCTCAATCCGTTTCCAGCCAATCTCGGTGAAGTGCTTAAAGGTCGTACCCACGTGTTGATTCCAGAAATGAATTTGGGTCAACTTAGTTTGATGATTCGCGCCGAGTTCTTGGTAGATGCGCAGTCCATCAGCAAAGTGTCAGGCCAGCCTTTCACTGCGGGAGAACTTGAAACAACCATATTAGAAACGATGAACGGGGAGGCCAAGCAATGA